From the Defluviitalea raffinosedens genome, one window contains:
- a CDS encoding ABC transporter ATP-binding protein has protein sequence MKNEYALQLNNISKSYRDGEQQNNILNNVSLEVKPGQFIAIVGPSGSGKSTFLSIAGALLSPTDGSVIVGGQKLLKKQNKKLVKIRREKIGFIFQNHHLLPFLTAKEQLTFVMDMNKKNGRSKMNADEMLDDLGLSGCANKYPSKMSGGEKQRVAIARAFMNNPDVILADEPTASLDGKRGRQVVELIKKEVKKHNKAAIMVTHDERVLDLVDVVYRLENATLKRVVNQ, from the coding sequence ATGAAAAATGAATATGCATTGCAATTGAATAATATATCAAAGTCATATCGGGATGGTGAACAGCAAAATAACATTTTAAATAATGTTTCCCTGGAAGTAAAGCCAGGTCAATTTATTGCCATTGTTGGCCCTTCCGGCTCAGGTAAAAGCACATTTTTGTCCATAGCCGGTGCTCTGCTCTCACCTACAGACGGCAGTGTTATAGTCGGAGGACAAAAACTTCTAAAAAAACAAAACAAGAAATTGGTTAAGATTCGCAGAGAAAAAATAGGATTTATCTTTCAGAACCATCACTTACTTCCTTTCCTGACCGCAAAAGAACAGCTTACATTTGTAATGGATATGAATAAAAAGAATGGTAGGTCTAAAATGAATGCAGATGAGATGTTGGATGATCTTGGATTATCAGGATGTGCAAATAAATATCCCTCCAAAATGTCCGGTGGTGAAAAACAACGGGTAGCAATCGCAAGAGCATTTATGAATAATCCAGATGTCATTCTGGCCGATGAGCCTACAGCCAGCCTGGATGGAAAAAGAGGCAGACAGGTAGTGGAATTAATTAAAAAGGAAGTAAAAAAACACAATAAGGCTGCCATCATGGTAACCCATGATGAAAGAGTATTGGACCTTGTTGATGTTGTATATCGATTAGAAAATGCTACTCTAAAAAGAGTAGTCAACCAATAA
- a CDS encoding DUF4183 domain-containing protein, protein MWFTNLSKIDCHLTDKHGNILNPYNPMAISYSDVTRFLKTRSKRIRLPSGKYVRANQFVVYIQGYISLFVEDNLISNPIPFRIYKSFYLCVPKRTDLSFKTCYFNCGTKVISNENDLLNLSIKINIGSMAQPKTQPKTFCQRYFTTEINITYRESLLRTEVYQYNTLYEEDKKEYTNEDEIPEYGNRGILDPEMVSFFNLYINGVVQPRENYDIEQGKLTLNIIDAPVENAPILIRFVTFRDSSGDIYPAEIYYYNTISDGIKNEYIDEDKIGDTGIIDPEEVSFVNLYVNGVLQPEVNYTVQKGLLSFQTSDIPPKDVPITLEFIKIRRPNGQLVKAKTYTFNALAHESNIYTNQDELIIYGDQGILDPKYTSYNNLFINVVLQPFVNYSVEKGLLTLNTDDLPLKDSPVSLQFISITSLY, encoded by the coding sequence ATGTGGTTTACAAACTTATCAAAAATAGACTGCCACCTGACAGATAAACACGGAAATATACTAAATCCATACAATCCCATGGCAATTAGTTATTCCGATGTAACCCGTTTTCTCAAAACCAGAAGTAAACGGATTCGATTGCCTTCTGGAAAATATGTACGTGCCAATCAATTTGTAGTGTACATTCAAGGATATATTTCCCTTTTTGTAGAGGACAACCTTATTTCAAATCCAATACCATTCAGAATATATAAAAGTTTTTATCTGTGTGTGCCAAAAAGAACAGATTTATCTTTTAAAACATGCTACTTTAATTGTGGTACCAAGGTTATAAGTAATGAAAATGATTTGCTAAATCTAAGTATTAAAATAAATATTGGTTCAATGGCTCAGCCAAAAACTCAGCCCAAAACTTTCTGCCAACGCTATTTTACAACAGAAATCAATATTACATACAGAGAAAGTCTCCTCAGAACTGAAGTATACCAATACAATACTTTATATGAGGAAGATAAAAAAGAATATACGAATGAAGATGAAATACCCGAATATGGGAATAGAGGTATCCTGGATCCAGAAATGGTTTCTTTCTTTAATTTATATATTAACGGTGTTGTACAACCAAGGGAGAATTATGATATTGAACAAGGAAAGCTTACTTTAAATATCATTGATGCTCCTGTAGAAAATGCTCCTATACTCATCAGGTTTGTTACGTTCAGAGATTCAAGTGGCGACATATACCCTGCAGAAATATATTACTATAATACAATTTCTGATGGCATAAAAAATGAATATATAGATGAAGACAAAATTGGTGATACAGGAATTATCGATCCTGAAGAAGTATCTTTCGTAAATTTATATGTCAATGGCGTATTGCAGCCGGAAGTAAACTATACAGTACAAAAAGGACTGCTCTCTTTTCAAACTTCAGATATTCCTCCAAAAGATGTCCCAATCACTTTAGAGTTTATAAAGATTAGAAGACCCAATGGGCAACTCGTTAAAGCAAAGACCTATACATTTAATGCCCTTGCCCATGAAAGCAATATATATACCAATCAAGATGAACTGATCATCTATGGAGACCAGGGTATCCTTGATCCTAAATATACTTCCTACAACAACCTTTTCATAAATGTTGTACTTCAGCCTTTTGTCAATTACTCAGTGGAAAAAGGACTCCTTACTTTAAATACCGATGATCTGCCTCTAAAAGATTCTCCTGTATCTCTTCAATTTATTAGCATAACTTCATTATACTGA
- a CDS encoding heme oxygenase (biliverdin-producing) — protein MDFTEKIKSNTKALHLASEKSGFINRLIEGNASKEGYIEYIFNLHAMYQAIEGSLDKHSDHESIKLFATKELYRAELIKKDLEILAGEKLSEMKLLPSTEACIARIQEIDKEHPELIAAYAYVRFIADLFGGKIFPDILTKNYDIPASALNYYIQPDIGNIRDYVMEYHKKFEKLNLSEYMQNLFAIEISNVYIYNIGILIELDAKLYASD, from the coding sequence ATGGATTTTACAGAAAAGATAAAAAGCAATACCAAAGCATTGCATTTAGCATCTGAAAAAAGTGGGTTTATTAACCGATTGATTGAAGGTAACGCAAGCAAAGAAGGATATATAGAATATATATTTAACTTGCATGCTATGTATCAGGCTATAGAAGGCAGTCTTGATAAACATTCAGATCATGAAAGTATTAAACTTTTTGCTACAAAAGAATTGTATAGGGCCGAATTAATAAAAAAGGACTTAGAAATTCTGGCTGGCGAAAAACTTTCTGAAATGAAATTGCTGCCTTCTACAGAAGCATGCATAGCGAGAATACAAGAAATAGATAAAGAACACCCAGAGCTGATCGCAGCTTATGCTTATGTCAGATTCATTGCGGATTTATTTGGAGGAAAGATATTCCCGGATATACTAACCAAAAACTATGATATACCTGCAAGTGCACTAAATTATTATATACAGCCAGACATTGGAAATATCAGAGATTACGTCATGGAATACCACAAAAAATTTGAGAAATTGAATTTATCTGAGTACATGCAAAACTTATTTGCTATAGAAATAAGCAATGTTTATATTTATAATATAGGCATTTTAATTGAGCTGGATGCAAAACTATATGCTTCTGATTAA
- the cobT gene encoding nicotinate-nucleotide--dimethylbenzimidazole phosphoribosyltransferase gives MKSLEKPIWNSLTREILEQIVITPPDEEVRKKVLKNWDAVAKPIDSMGRFETLTAQIGAILGTEQINIDKKAVVIMCADNGIVEEGVTLSGQEVTVGVAGLMAKKQSSVGRMADSIGADTIPVDLGINAKDPIPGLKNKKIRCGTRNFVKEPAMTEEEALRAIAAGVEMVYSCKEAGYKMLGTGELGMGNTTTSAAVAAALLQCEVSEVTGRGAGLSDTGFLRKQQVIKEAIEKYGLYHADPLKVLATVGGLDIAGLTGVCIGGALYHVPVVLDGVISMAAALLAERMVPGTKDYLLPSHKGKEPAIEMLIKELGIEPVIDGKLGLGEGTGAVMMFSLLDMALSVYHSSATFNDIQVEQHKRL, from the coding sequence ATGAAATCCTTGGAGAAGCCTATTTGGAATAGTTTAACAAGAGAAATTCTGGAACAAATTGTTATTACACCACCTGATGAAGAGGTTAGAAAAAAAGTATTGAAAAACTGGGATGCCGTTGCGAAACCCATTGACAGTATGGGAAGGTTTGAGACCCTCACGGCACAGATTGGAGCAATACTAGGTACTGAGCAAATCAATATAGATAAAAAGGCTGTTGTGATCATGTGTGCAGATAATGGAATAGTGGAAGAGGGTGTCACCCTGTCTGGTCAGGAGGTAACCGTTGGGGTAGCCGGGTTGATGGCAAAAAAACAGTCATCAGTAGGAAGAATGGCAGACAGTATAGGCGCAGATACTATCCCGGTGGATCTTGGCATCAATGCGAAAGACCCCATTCCGGGCCTTAAGAATAAAAAAATAAGATGTGGAACCCGCAATTTCGTAAAGGAACCTGCCATGACAGAAGAGGAAGCATTAAGGGCAATTGCTGCAGGCGTAGAGATGGTATATTCCTGTAAAGAAGCTGGATACAAAATGCTTGGTACAGGAGAACTGGGCATGGGCAATACGACCACCAGTGCTGCTGTTGCTGCTGCATTGCTTCAGTGTGAGGTAAGTGAAGTTACAGGCAGAGGAGCTGGATTAAGCGATACAGGATTCCTTCGTAAGCAACAAGTAATTAAAGAAGCTATTGAGAAATACGGTTTGTATCATGCGGATCCATTAAAAGTTTTGGCAACTGTAGGAGGACTGGACATTGCCGGGCTAACAGGGGTGTGTATTGGTGGTGCACTTTATCATGTACCTGTTGTATTGGATGGTGTGATCAGCATGGCGGCAGCCCTTCTGGCAGAGCGCATGGTACCCGGAACGAAAGATTATTTATTGCCTTCCCATAAGGGAAAAGAGCCTGCCATAGAAATGCTTATAAAAGAACTGGGAATAGAGCCGGTGATTGATGGAAAACTGGGATTAGGCGAAGGAACCGGTGCAGTCATGATGTTTTCACTGCTGGATATGGCCCTTAGTGTTTATCATAGCAGTGCGACCTTTAATGATATTCAGGTAGAACAACATAAGAGGCTTTAA
- a CDS encoding adenosylcobinamide-GDP ribazoletransferase has product MRILKSIVIAFSIYSKIPVPQFEWKEEDMEYMMCFFPWIGIVIGLCIYFWRVFSQSLGIGEICYTLIGGAIPLMITGGFHVDGYMDTMDAFHSYQSREKKLEILKDSHIGAFAAIMLGAYGLIYLGAFSEIQEENLLKIVCAGFVLARCLSGLSVVSFPPAKKSGLFHIFSSSAQKTKVKISLYVQGAACMVYMVGQSLYAGIIVPGAALCAFIYYYYRCKKEFGGFTGDTAGYCVLLCEGSMIVAAALLNILA; this is encoded by the coding sequence ATGCGGATTTTAAAATCTATTGTTATCGCATTTTCCATATATTCTAAAATTCCTGTGCCGCAGTTTGAGTGGAAAGAAGAAGATATGGAATATATGATGTGCTTTTTCCCATGGATTGGAATTGTGATAGGGCTCTGTATTTATTTTTGGAGAGTATTTTCTCAAAGCCTTGGTATCGGTGAAATCTGTTATACGCTCATTGGGGGAGCTATCCCTCTTATGATCACCGGAGGCTTTCATGTGGATGGCTATATGGATACTATGGATGCATTTCATTCCTATCAGTCCAGGGAAAAGAAGCTGGAAATCTTAAAAGATTCCCATATTGGTGCATTTGCTGCAATTATGCTGGGAGCCTATGGGCTCATTTATTTAGGAGCATTTTCAGAAATCCAGGAGGAGAATTTATTAAAAATTGTGTGTGCAGGCTTTGTTTTGGCACGATGTCTTAGCGGACTTAGCGTAGTTTCATTTCCACCGGCAAAAAAGAGTGGATTATTTCATATTTTTTCTAGCAGTGCACAAAAAACGAAAGTGAAAATCTCTCTTTATGTGCAAGGGGCAGCATGTATGGTGTATATGGTGGGGCAATCCTTATATGCCGGAATAATTGTGCCTGGAGCGGCTCTTTGTGCTTTTATTTATTACTACTATCGCTGCAAGAAGGAATTTGGCGGTTTTACAGGAGATACGGCAGGTTATTGCGTATTGCTTTGCGAAGGCAGCATGATAGTGGCAGCGGCTTTACTCAATATTTTAGCATAG
- a CDS encoding ABC transporter permease, with product MKLAWKEIKHSMSKYVLIEILLVLMIFMVVFLSGLANGLGWAISASIEKREAEYFVISKDAEKLISISNIDTKALEQVASQTNDNVTHLNIKRSNINTLEDEAKLDITYFVIDSESFLSPEITEGEGLSNFGAEYPLVLDDSFKEQNIEIGDVLEDSVTGLALRVVGFTQDEIYGHSPVGFIGTDTFTALNQKVNSSYTEQYNAIAVQGTDIENIDIEGLEVIDKETVINNLPGYSAEQLTIKMILWVLVVISSAVLGVFFYVITIQKQKQFGVLKAIGMKMSELTRYIMSQVLILSVIGVVIGNLLAIGMASMLPGSMPFDLVISTVMIISIVFIVISLLTSLVSIRKVAKVDPIVIIGGNE from the coding sequence ATGAAATTAGCATGGAAAGAAATAAAGCATAGTATGTCAAAATATGTATTAATAGAAATTCTCCTTGTTTTGATGATCTTTATGGTTGTATTTTTATCAGGTTTGGCAAACGGGCTTGGTTGGGCGATTAGTGCATCTATTGAAAAAAGAGAGGCTGAGTACTTCGTAATAAGCAAAGATGCTGAAAAATTAATCTCCATATCCAATATAGACACAAAGGCACTGGAACAAGTGGCGTCTCAAACCAATGACAATGTAACACATTTAAATATTAAGAGATCCAATATTAATACCTTAGAAGATGAAGCAAAGTTGGATATTACCTATTTTGTTATTGATTCAGAGAGCTTTCTTTCTCCAGAAATAACAGAGGGAGAGGGGTTATCAAATTTCGGGGCAGAATATCCTCTTGTATTGGATGATTCCTTTAAAGAACAAAATATAGAAATTGGAGATGTGTTGGAGGATTCTGTAACAGGCCTTGCTTTAAGGGTAGTAGGCTTTACACAGGATGAAATTTACGGACACTCTCCAGTAGGTTTTATTGGGACTGATACATTTACAGCCCTCAACCAAAAAGTAAATTCTTCTTATACTGAACAGTATAATGCGATCGCAGTACAGGGAACGGATATTGAAAATATTGATATAGAAGGTCTGGAAGTGATTGACAAAGAAACAGTCATTAATAATCTTCCAGGATACTCTGCCGAACAGTTAACGATCAAAATGATTCTTTGGGTGCTGGTGGTCATCTCTTCAGCAGTATTAGGAGTATTTTTCTACGTAATTACCATACAGAAGCAAAAACAATTTGGTGTCCTTAAAGCAATAGGAATGAAAATGTCAGAACTTACAAGATATATTATGAGTCAGGTTCTCATTCTTTCTGTGATAGGCGTAGTCATTGGCAATCTTTTAGCCATTGGCATGGCATCTATGCTTCCAGGCAGCATGCCTTTTGATCTTGTAATATCAACAGTGATGATTATATCTATTGTTTTTATCGTAATCTCTTTACTCACCAGTTTAGTATCCATAAGGAAAGTTGCAAAAGTTGATCCAATAGTGATAATAGGAGGTAATGAATAA
- a CDS encoding bifunctional adenosylcobinamide kinase/adenosylcobinamide-phosphate guanylyltransferase — MKLVIGGYAQGKLNYILQEINADHYVVFDGSIPDEIQLKKAMEQGKNIIINHLHSWVRECIAKGGNPEEEILSFLQKNPEAIIISDEIGNGIVPMDPFEREYRERTGRILVSLASLADEVVRVLCGIGQKIK, encoded by the coding sequence ATGAAATTAGTGATTGGCGGATATGCCCAGGGAAAATTAAATTATATCCTGCAGGAAATTAATGCAGATCATTACGTGGTTTTTGACGGAAGCATTCCAGATGAAATACAACTTAAGAAGGCCATGGAGCAGGGAAAGAATATTATTATTAATCATCTTCACAGCTGGGTCAGGGAATGTATTGCTAAAGGAGGCAATCCGGAGGAAGAAATACTTTCTTTTCTACAGAAGAATCCTGAAGCCATAATTATTAGCGACGAGATTGGCAATGGCATTGTACCCATGGATCCCTTTGAAAGAGAATACAGAGAACGCACAGGCAGGATTCTTGTAAGTTTAGCAAGTCTGGCAGATGAGGTGGTGCGGGTCCTATGCGGCATTGGCCAGAAAATCAAATAA
- a CDS encoding cobyric acid synthase has translation MAKVIMVQGTMSNAGKSLLVAGLCRIFKQDGYRVAPFKSQNMALNSFITREGLEMGRAQVMQAEAAGITPMVCMNPILLKPTNHTGSQVIVNGEVLRNMSAKEYFAYKKELIPEIKKAFRKLEEFADIIVIEGAGSPAEINLKQDDIVNMGMARMVDAPVLLVGDIDRGGVFAQLMGTLMLLAKEEKERVKGLIINKFRGDKSILDPGIKMLEEKGKVPVIGVVPYMELALEDEDSLTERFNKKLGGLIDIVVIRYPRISNFTDFNIFEQIPEVTVRYVTSVRELGHPDLIFLPGSKNTMGDLKWMRQNGLEAAIKKLAEDIPVFGICGGYQMLGCRIDDPHAMEEGGCIRGMELLPVATVLQKKKKRCQVEGVIDELDGIFSGISRCPFKGYEIHMGQTVYHEACDVSEDIYSSRIGNNVVFSANNKNVYGSYIHGLFDQSNIAHGIVQALANKKGIKIEDGIFENYQIFKEKQYDKLAETLRKYLDMEVIYEILGEAYLE, from the coding sequence ATGGCAAAGGTAATAATGGTACAGGGAACTATGTCCAATGCAGGGAAAAGTCTTTTGGTAGCAGGTTTGTGCAGAATTTTTAAACAGGATGGCTATCGTGTAGCTCCTTTCAAATCACAGAATATGGCGCTCAATTCGTTTATTACAAGAGAAGGACTGGAAATGGGACGGGCTCAGGTTATGCAGGCGGAAGCTGCAGGCATTACACCGATGGTCTGCATGAATCCTATTTTACTAAAGCCCACGAATCATACAGGTTCTCAAGTCATTGTGAATGGTGAAGTCCTTAGGAATATGAGTGCAAAAGAGTATTTTGCCTATAAAAAGGAATTGATTCCTGAAATCAAAAAAGCTTTTCGTAAGCTTGAAGAGTTTGCAGACATTATTGTGATAGAAGGCGCAGGGAGTCCGGCAGAAATCAACTTAAAACAGGATGACATCGTCAATATGGGCATGGCCCGGATGGTAGACGCCCCTGTACTTTTGGTGGGAGACATTGACAGGGGAGGCGTATTTGCACAGTTAATGGGAACGCTGATGCTGCTTGCAAAAGAAGAAAAGGAAAGAGTAAAAGGATTAATCATCAATAAGTTCCGTGGAGATAAGTCCATATTAGATCCTGGGATCAAAATGCTGGAAGAAAAGGGGAAGGTACCGGTAATAGGTGTTGTACCCTATATGGAACTGGCTTTGGAAGATGAGGATAGCTTAACGGAGAGATTTAATAAAAAGCTAGGAGGATTAATAGATATTGTTGTTATTCGCTATCCCCGAATCTCCAATTTCACAGATTTTAATATATTTGAGCAGATTCCCGAAGTTACTGTACGCTATGTTACTTCTGTCCGCGAACTGGGACATCCTGATTTGATTTTCCTTCCGGGGAGCAAAAACACTATGGGGGATTTAAAATGGATGCGGCAGAACGGGCTGGAAGCAGCCATAAAAAAACTTGCAGAAGATATTCCAGTGTTTGGCATATGTGGAGGATATCAGATGTTAGGATGCCGGATTGATGACCCTCATGCCATGGAAGAAGGTGGCTGCATTCGAGGAATGGAATTATTGCCGGTAGCTACCGTACTGCAGAAAAAGAAGAAACGTTGTCAGGTGGAAGGGGTAATAGACGAGCTGGATGGAATTTTCAGCGGAATATCGAGATGTCCTTTTAAAGGATACGAAATTCATATGGGACAAACTGTATATCACGAAGCATGTGACGTGTCAGAAGACATTTACAGTAGCAGAATAGGAAATAATGTGGTGTTCTCTGCCAATAATAAAAATGTATATGGTTCTTATATCCATGGATTGTTTGATCAAAGCAATATAGCCCATGGAATCGTACAGGCTTTGGCTAATAAGAAAGGTATCAAAATAGAGGATGGAATCTTTGAGAATTATCAAATATTCAAAGAAAAACAGTATGACAAGTTAGCAGAAACATTAAGAAAATACTTAGATATGGAGGTAATTTATGAAATCCTTGGAGAAGCCTATTTGGAATAG
- a CDS encoding histidine phosphatase family protein, whose product MRHWPENQIKIVMIRHGETASNKEQRYLGKTDEPLSEEGIKVLQEAKDAGVYPEIDYLFSSPMKRCLETAKILYPDKEPIIIPDWEEMNFGIFEGKNYIDLQRDERYQAWIDSNGTLPFPEGESREDFDNRCKQGFQRMISYLMNLLKQVKDSKLTIGLIVHGGIIMSLLSRYHGGEYFNYQVPNGNGYICSLKGSLKKPEIAEIKKLWENKL is encoded by the coding sequence ATGCGGCATTGGCCAGAAAATCAAATAAAGATTGTGATGATACGCCATGGAGAGACAGCATCCAATAAAGAACAGCGTTATTTGGGTAAAACTGATGAACCTTTAAGTGAAGAAGGCATCAAGGTACTGCAGGAAGCCAAAGATGCCGGGGTTTATCCTGAGATTGATTATTTGTTTTCCAGCCCTATGAAACGCTGTCTGGAAACTGCTAAGATACTCTATCCTGATAAAGAACCGATTATCATACCGGATTGGGAAGAGATGAACTTTGGTATCTTTGAAGGGAAGAATTATATAGATTTACAGAGGGACGAACGGTATCAGGCGTGGATTGACAGCAATGGTACTTTGCCTTTTCCGGAGGGAGAAAGCCGAGAGGATTTTGATAATCGTTGTAAACAAGGATTTCAGAGGATGATAAGTTATCTTATGAATTTACTTAAACAGGTGAAGGATTCTAAATTAACCATCGGATTGATTGTCCATGGTGGGATAATTATGTCTCTGCTTAGCAGGTATCATGGAGGAGAATATTTTAATTATCAGGTTCCAAACGGCAATGGCTATATTTGCAGCCTAAAGGGAAGTCTTAAAAAGCCGGAAATAGCGGAGATTAAAAAATTATGGGAGAATAAGTTATGA
- a CDS encoding DUF4183 domain-containing protein: MATLFKLVISAETTTNVSTNPDVERYFYSVDPAHRVGSTLEIPATAFVDDTDTPVTTITEAIAGNGYYLLFINGVLQQSDLYTISDTQVVITDAASIPDGAVITLVVTNFVPDADSTTTIIT; this comes from the coding sequence ATGGCTACTTTATTTAAACTCGTTATTTCTGCAGAAACAACTACAAACGTTTCAACAAACCCAGATGTAGAAAGATATTTTTACTCAGTAGATCCTGCCCATCGTGTTGGATCTACCTTAGAAATTCCAGCAACCGCTTTTGTAGATGATACAGATACTCCAGTAACTACAATCACTGAAGCTATAGCGGGAAATGGTTACTACTTGTTATTCATCAATGGCGTATTACAACAATCAGATTTATACACCATTTCAGATACACAAGTAGTCATCACAGATGCAGCTAGTATACCTGATGGTGCAGTGATTACTTTAGTAGTAACCAACTTTGTTCCAGATGCAGACTCCACCACTACAATAATAACTTAA
- a CDS encoding bifunctional adenosylcobinamide kinase/adenosylcobinamide-phosphate guanylyltransferase yields the protein MMTLIIGGSGSGKSSYAEDYIATCSKDSRKYYIATMQVFDKEGQAKVEKHQKMRENKGFYTIEQPISIGKVLEKTGEALVSESTALLECISNLVANEMFFGNESKEIKRITEKIIRGVEQLNKSFKHLVIVTNNIFEDGMIYDETTMDYIQAMADINKKLAMMADKVIEIVVGIPVILKEGK from the coding sequence ATGATGACACTCATTATCGGAGGAAGTGGCAGCGGAAAGTCATCTTATGCTGAAGACTATATAGCCACTTGCTCTAAAGACAGCAGAAAGTATTATATTGCTACCATGCAGGTTTTTGACAAAGAAGGGCAGGCTAAAGTTGAAAAACATCAAAAGATGAGAGAAAATAAAGGATTTTATACGATAGAACAACCGATATCGATAGGGAAGGTGTTGGAAAAAACAGGAGAAGCTCTGGTTTCTGAAAGTACGGCGCTTTTAGAATGTATTTCTAATTTGGTTGCCAATGAAATGTTTTTCGGGAATGAGTCGAAAGAAATTAAACGGATAACCGAAAAGATTATACGGGGAGTGGAGCAATTAAATAAAAGTTTTAAGCATCTGGTGATTGTGACAAACAATATATTTGAAGATGGAATGATTTACGATGAAACGACTATGGATTATATACAGGCTATGGCTGACATCAATAAGAAACTGGCGATGATGGCGGATAAAGTGATAGAAATCGTCGTAGGCATTCCCGTTATACTGAAAGAAGGAAAATAG
- a CDS encoding response regulator transcription factor, producing the protein MFSILVVEDDQILNKMICAKLQQESYLVFSAFDGEQALAILDKEHIDLIISDIMMPNMDGYQLVRELRDAAYTIPVLMITAKSQIDDMEKGFRAGTDDYMIKPISMRELALRVKALLRRAQIANEKKLVVGNTLLDYNSLTVKVNNEIYEMPPKEFYLLFKLLSNPNKIFTRQELMDEIWGMDTNVDDRTIDSHIKKLRRKFEHSADFEIITIRGLGYKAKIPERIDRSNVKKN; encoded by the coding sequence ATGTTCTCCATTCTTGTTGTTGAAGATGATCAAATACTAAATAAAATGATATGTGCAAAGCTACAGCAGGAGTCTTACCTTGTGTTTTCAGCATTTGATGGAGAACAGGCTTTAGCCATACTGGACAAGGAACATATCGATTTAATTATTAGTGATATTATGATGCCAAACATGGATGGATATCAATTAGTCAGAGAGCTTCGTGATGCAGCATATACCATACCTGTTCTGATGATCACGGCGAAGAGTCAAATTGATGATATGGAAAAAGGATTTCGTGCCGGAACGGATGATTATATGATTAAGCCAATCAGTATGAGAGAATTGGCGCTTCGGGTGAAGGCATTATTAAGAAGAGCTCAAATTGCAAACGAAAAAAAGTTAGTAGTTGGCAATACCCTATTGGACTATAATTCACTGACCGTTAAGGTGAATAATGAAATCTACGAGATGCCTCCAAAAGAATTCTATCTGCTCTTTAAGCTTTTGAGCAATCCAAATAAGATATTCACAAGACAAGAATTAATGGATGAGATCTGGGGGATGGATACAAATGTGGATGACCGTACGATTGATTCGCATATTAAAAAGTTACGAAGAAAATTTGAACACTCTGCTGACTTTGAGATCATAACAATTCGTGGATTAGGATATAAAGCAAAGATACCGGAAAGGATTGACAGATCCAATGTCAAAAAAAATTAG